DNA from Rosa rugosa chromosome 6, drRosRugo1.1, whole genome shotgun sequence:
GGCCAAAACTGGAAGCCACAGGGACAACAACATAGTCAATCATCATTTCCTAGTGCTAGGAGAAACATTCAGCACGTCCAAAATTGTCAATACAATATACATGATAAAACTTTTCATAAGTATTAAAAGTATTCAAGTGTTCTATCAGGATAGGTGAATGCATTGGGAAAAGTATTCAAGCTCCCTTTCAACAATTCCACAAACGGTTCTTTCAAAGGGTATTTCCTAGAATCACATAACACTGTGTTcctagtattaaaaaaaaaaaaaatcgatcaTTCTTCCAAAGAAGCTACTCAGGAAATCCTGCTGTGAAATCAGTGTTGTATTATAAAATATCAGACTGAACAGATAATTCAAACCACTTTCAGAGCAAATCTTTTATACATTGTTCTATCCTAAATTAACAAATAATGAAAGTACTATACAATTGCAAAGTCCTAATTTACACATTATTCAATTGGAATCAATATCTCGCATTCAAAAGTGCCAACTGCAGGATGAATAAAACCTGCTATATACTGATTTAGATATTCTATTGCTAACACAGAGAATTCTATTTCAAATCCAATCCTTGACCAATCAATTATACAACCCAGAAGAGATTTCAAATCAAATTCTCAAAAAGCCACAAATccggagaaaaaaaaaaacaaaaacagtttTTATCGAAAGCTAAAACCGATCATCTCGAAGAGTCAATACCCTGAAAATTCAATTGCTAACCTTGGTTCTGAGCTTGGATCTGCAGCAAAGATGGTGGCTTTGTGCTCGTCTGAGAAAACCAACTTCTGGGTCGGCTCTGTTTTGGAAGTTATGGTCGTCAACACAGTTCTTTGTGAGGTGGATTTTGACTCTCCACTATGTTCTGCGACTCTTTGAGTAGCTCTTTTTGTACTGATTTTTGGGTATTGAGGTGGATTTTGACTCGCGTGTGAGGGATTAGAGTAGCCGGCTCTAGAAGAGAGCGGAAGATCAGATCGATACACAGCGGAACAAAAAAATCCCAAATGAGGGCAGAACGGTCTTTTCCGGTCCTACGAACTGTTCCTGACTGTTCCTAAGCCCCGTGAACTGTTCCTTACTGTTGCCTTAGGAACAGTAGAACAGTGGAACTCaactttagtatatagtaaatatatatatatatatatatagatatatatacacacatatgtgtgtgtgtgtatatatatatatatatgaatgtagagagagagaaaaaaaaaataaaaagtgaggggtataatagtcattttaggacctgttgtgtgagcaaaatcaaaaatacttaAAATTGCTTGCCATCTAGCAAAGATTTGTTTACTGGCAATATTTTGAACATCTTTTTCTAAAACGTCTTTAGCACTTTTGCAATCAACTCTGACTAaaaatttttgatttaataaatcatctTGAAATTTACTAATACATAAAACAATAGATAAAATCTCTTTTTTAATAGTACTGTAATTGCGTTGTGATTGGTTCCAGACTCCAGAATAATATCAAACAATTTGCTCAGGATGAGTAGGAGAGGTTTGTTGTTTTAAGACACCTCCATAACCTACTTCTGAAGCATCAGTTTCTACAATTTTGAAGGAATTGGCGAGAGGAATGCCAAGACATGGAAGGGTTTTTACATaacttttaatttctttgacTAAAGAAGTATGAACTGATGACCAGGGTGGAGGGTTGGTTTGTAACCTATCAAATAAAGGTTTACATTTTTTCCTTAGATTTTGATAAAAATCTGCCACATAATTTAATGATCCTAAGAACCTTTGTAATTGATTTTTGTCTAAGATGACATCAGGAAATTTGTCAGCAAATTGGATTACTCGATCTATTGGATGAATTTGGAGATGATGGATATTGAATCCTAAGAATCTAATATTAGTTTGAAAGAGTTTAATTTTTGAGGCAGAGACTACTAGACCATTGTTTTTTATAATGGTGAAGAATTGGTGCAAATGTTTCCAATGTTGATCGAGTGATTGTGAGAAAATAAGGACATCATCAATGTAGACTATGGAAAAATGACTATATGGATTGAATATGTCATTCATAATATTTTGGAATTCACTGGGGGCATTTTTAAGACCGAATGGCATGACATTCCATTCATAATGACCGAAAGGGGTGACAAAAGCAGTTTTGTATTTGTCTTCTTCACTAATTTGGATCTGCCAGAAACCAGAtttcatatcaaatttggagaaaaTGACTGCATTATTTAATCTGTTAATGAGATCTCTTTTATTGGGAATAGGATATCGAATCCATTCTAGAACTGTATTGAGAGGTTTATAATTGATGACTAAGCATGGGGTTCCTCTTTCTAATTCTTGTTGTGTGacaattagaaagaataagaactaaactgtttaattttaaaattttggactaaactgtttttcatgcaaaagtatgaggagtaacgagtatttaatccttaaaagAACGCGCAATTGTTACACCACGAAATACTACAGTTCGAGATATAAATGATTATGCTATAAATTCATTACCAGGTGAAACAACTACTTATTTAAGTTTTGATAGCATTTTATTAAATTCCGGAGATAATGAAAATATTAAAGTCTTATATCCTATAGAATTTTTAAATAAGCTTGAGTTTAATGGACTACCATCACATAAATTGATTTTAAAAGTCGGAATGCCAGTTATGCTGTTAAGAAATTTAAATCAGATGTCTGGTTTATGCAATGGTACAAGACTAATCATAACAAAATTATTTGATCGATTAATCGAAGCAAAAATATTAATAGGAGATAATATAGGCAAAACATTTTTTTATACCTAGGATTGTTCTTACTGCATCTGAAAATAAATGACCATTTATTTTAAAAAGACGACAATCTCCAGTGAGACCATGTTACGCTATGACTATTAATAAAAGCCAAGGTCAATCGTTGAATCAAGTTGGCATAATCTACCATAACCTGTTTTTACTCACGGACAATTATATGTTGCGCTTTCAAGAGTTACATCAAGAAATGGattaaaaattttaataaataataacaaTGATATACCTAATAAATATACTAAAAATATAGTTTACAAAGatgtattaaaaaaattataaagatGAGATGCAGATTTTGGTTTGTCTCCTCTTTTTGGGTTGTCTGACACATTCttccattttttcgtttcataATTCAGGCTTTTTTGGCTTTGGAATCTCCCAAAACCAGAAGAAGACTAGACTACTCCTAGCTCTACTTTTTCCACATCGCACAATACGAAAATCCTCGACATCTTTATATATAATCATCCACTTTATGCTATCTATAGTTAAAAGTGCTTAATAAGTTGTCAAATGGTAGTTGTGCTAAATATTTTACCGATCCTTGAAGGCCAATAAACTGTAAATAGACATATGCGAGGTATTAAAACTCGTTAATAACAAAGATGCAGTGGATGTGAAATAAGATAATATGAAAAATTATTGCCTGGACTTTGCATTATAAATGTACTACTTTTTCGCACATGCACATGACAATGGCATTATCATCCGCATTAAAAACCACTTGCGGATGGTACAAGACTAATCGTAACAAAATTATTTGATCGATTAATCGAAGCAAAAATATTAATAGGAGATAATATAGGCAAAACATTTTTTTATACCTAGGATTGTTCTTACTGCATCTGAAAATAAATGGCCATTTATTTTAAAAAGACGACAATCTCCAGTGAGACCATGTTACGCTATGACTATTAATAAAAGTCAAGGTCAATCGTTGAATCAAGTTGGCATATATCTACCAGAACCTGTTTTTACTCACGGACAATTATATGTTGCGCTTTCAAGAGTTACATCAAGAATTGGattaaaaattttaataaataataacaCTGATATACCTAATAAATATACTAAAAATATAGTTTACAAAGatgtattaaaaaaattataaagatGAGATGTAGATTTTGGTTTGTCTCCTCTTTTTGGGTTGTCTGACACATTCttccattttttcgtttcataATTCAGGCTTTTTTGGCTTTGGAATCTCCCAAAACCAGAAGAAGACTAGACTACTCCTAGCTCTACTTTTTCCACATCGCACAATACGAAAATCCTCGACATCTTTATATATAATCATCCACTTTATGCTATCTATAGTTAAAAGTGCTTAATAAGTTGTCAAATGGTAGTTGTGCTAAATATTTTACCGATCCTTGAAGGCCAATAAACTGTAAATAGACATATGCGAGGTATTAAAACTCGTTAATAACAAAGATGCAGTGGATGTGAAATAAGATAATATGAAAAATTATTGCCTGGACTTTGCATTATAACTGTACTACTTTTTCGCACATGCACATGACAATGACATTATCATCTGCATTAAAAACCACTTGCGCCCACTCCCAAAGAATCTTGTTGTTTGAGGGAGCTTGATTGTGAAGTTGGGCACAGTTTCATGGCCTAGCTAGGTAGATTTCAATGGGGACTACCCGTATAAGTTGGGGTTTAAAGAGATGTGTCAACAACTTTTTGATTGAAGCAGGAAAGAAACAAAGGAAACAGGAATAGATTTCAACGCTTTTACAGTGGGATAATATATAGCTTTGGGTGCGCCAATAATGTAAGAGTTTACACCTGCATTTATCCGTGCTTTTGCATGGCATTAAATATTGTACCTCAGTTGGACGTGCATAATGCATAGGTGATGGGAATATGCCCACAATGGTAGACTAGTTTTATCACGccctgaattttgaataaaggaattcaaatccgaaacgcgagaacaaaaaatcacaagaagacacttagaaattttttcatttaaactaagcaacaaacaaactgaactcacaatgtcaacaccgactcgttctctagagtcaaatatcacatcaccaagtgtttacaaattaaaccgaataataattcaataagtaaacgcaccctccacactcacaacacagcggaagactagaaCCAAGATACCATATTACGTCCAAGCTACGACAGCAAcaaaacctcagcttcgatgatgattacactgacctgcacaataacccctacaccatgaaatagtgcaccgggattgcaaacaacaaacccggtacgctttttaagcccgtatgagtaaactcaattaaaatgactcacgtcactcatgcttataatttctcaactcgtgagataaattaaagcaacaatatttaactccacaaaacacaaccaaacatcaagttcatatcatatcatgctcacgtaagttaactcatatcaaaatcaacatgctctgactctcgactcatgcatccaatttcacaatacttcaactaaacaattaaactcaattatgttttaaacattttaaaacacaacgaactacaaaatcaaccttcatttgtctcaacaaaagtagttgtcaccttagtgacgtttcaaatcattttccatctcaacgacaaatctacgaaaatcacactcacttcccctcaacataaagcatttgtcaaaacaaTGACCTCACGACTCATTTCACAACTCACAACAAatctcaaaccacaaccgcacttacaattgaattaagtaaaatcagtaatccctgcctagaaacttagttcaggagatcacattaaaaacaaacaattcaaaagacagtaacccctgcatataacttagttcaggagattacattaaaacaaataataaaaatcatagtaatccctgcataaaatttagttcagggaattacattaaaacaaccaataaaatcatagtaatccctgcatataacttagttcagggaatgacattaaaacaatcaataaaatcatagtaatccctgcatagagtttagttcagggaattacattaaaacaatcaattcagaaacagtaatccctgcatagaatttagttcaggagattactaagaaaacaaacaattcaataatagaaataaatagaaacatttACTAAAAACATCTATTAATAACGCCAACCACCACACAGCTCATCACACAGCTCATCACACaggtcaccacacaggtcaccaCATAGGTCATCaccacacagatcaccacacaagtcaacaactcacactagagtcgatgatcacccatcaactccaaactaaagtcgatgatcaccatcaactccaaataaatcatattaacacgactcacccataatatgaaaatcaagtccctcttggacaataaaagaaagaacccaCACGAACTTTTTTTGAAAACATGTATTCAAAGGCCTCAtgtaaccccccccccccccccccccgtgtTACTCCCCTGAAATACAATAAAAAACGTGTATTCAAAGGCTTCATGTAACCCTCGTGTTACTCCCCTGAAATACAATggtagacagactagagctctaactgaatatatcgtaacctgtcacctcggccgaggttcagccttacgataatAATTGTCTGAGGTCACAACCTGCGACCCCAGATCCTTAGctcaacctgacccttagatcaaaacatttaaaaatgtCCCACTTGACCCAAAAATGTTACACCACAACTCCACATCCCttcaaaacaacaaaaatcaaCATACTCAAAATATACTGTTTTCTCGCAAGGGGTAAAACCACAAAACGCCAACATAAATAAATTCATAAAATCTTGTACCCACCACAACACCACaccatcaatatatatattccacataaatatatatatatacgtagtcatccgctcagggatgccactaataccaactatagttttacaaattaactactcgaaaatcattttatatcaaaacattgttttcacttacccatgaaccgt
Protein-coding regions in this window:
- the LOC133716312 gene encoding uncharacterized protein LOC133716312; amino-acid sequence: MEDRKRPFCPHLGFFCSAVYRSDLPLSSRAGYSNPSHASQNPPQYPKISTKRATQRVAEHSGESKSTSQRTVLTTITSKTEPTQKLVFSDEHKATIFAADPSSEPSFGLEADYKYLTRSIREFLTGRIYVIDTKTDPEAPSLHKVVDPEDIVQKIGLAYPHTSHCLASGDFFSLTQSLMSREGFSSYIKFFFESVCGEVYRLGDCHLFYRKCPR